In Candidatus Woesearchaeota archaeon, the genomic stretch TCATCATTTTTATCGTTTTATTTGGCAATACCTCATCCAAACGAACACCTTCAACCTCGACAAAATTAGTAGATTTTACCCAGACTATACTATGTGATCCCAGATTCTCCTGACATAAATTTAACCTTACAATTCCATTCTTATTGGTTGCGGCCTTTTTTATGACTTCTACATTAGTAATGTTATTATTTTTTAAATTTTCCATCAAAATCATATAATTACTTGGTTCTGGCTCAAATGCATAAACTTTTTTTGATTTAACTGCCATTAACAACGTATGATATCCAATATTAGCTCCAAGATCCACTGCAATATCATCTTTTGTTAATAGTTCGGCTATCAGATTCCTCAAATGTGGCTCATATATCCGGTTCCTGCGTAGCCCTAACGAATCAGTTGCATCTGTTTTTATGCGAAAACCGCCATCTACCTTGACCCAAGTGCTGTAAAAGTTTAGTGCAAATTTTGATATCTTAGGCCGAATCTTTCCCTTTGTAAGTCTATGTACAAAAGTAATTTCACCGATTTTATAAATTAAACATTCTACTTTTGATATCATTTTATGACACCTTCATTTCTTGGCAAATTTCTCACATTATCATAAACTGCTACAGTACTTTCGACCATCCTGTCTACGCTAAATTCTTCTATAGCTTTCAATCTCGCCATTTTCCCAAGGGTTTTTGCTTTACGTTCATCAACCAAAACATCCAAAATTTTATTTTTTAGATTATATAAATTATTAGGATCGATTAAAATTCCGTTTTTATTATGATCTATTGCCGTTGGGATTCCTCCAATTCTTGACGCGATCACAGGTTTTCCGCATGCCATTGCCTCGAGGATCACCATGGGCAAGCCTTCCAGTCTTAAAGTCGGAAATACAAATAGATCAGCTAAATTATAATATTTTGGTAAATCATTGTCGTTGACATGGCCTGCAAATATAACATAATCTTCAATATTTAAGTCTCGCGCTAATTGCTTTAATTGCTCAAGATAGCTACCTGTACCCAAAATCACTAATATGGTGTCTTCAGTTTTGATGATGTCGGGAAAAACTTTTATTATAGATTGAAATCCCTTTTCCTTCTCAATTCTGCCTATAGATAAGATTATCTTCTTATTCGATAAGCCCAAGTTACTTTTAAAAGCATCAATTTCGGTCGGCTTGAACTTATCTATGTCTACCCCATTAGGAATTACACATAATCGTCCTTCGAGAGATGTATATTGTTCCTTTACATCACTACATAATTCTTTACTTACAGTGATGATCTTATCCGTTTTTTTAAGAATAACACGTTCATCAAATATGTAGGATTTGATCCAAAAAGGCGAAGATAGTAAAAATAATGCTTTATTTATTTTTAATAAATTTTTTATCTCATTAACAAGAGTACCATGTAATGTAACTACGAGAGGAACTGTCTTCTGACAATATCTTATATATCCTAACGCGAGAGTACTCTGGCTATGTACGATATCAAAGTTTTCTATTTGATTTAATTCGTCGAATATTCTCGCAGATT encodes the following:
- a CDS encoding FkbM family methyltransferase, with product MISKVECLIYKIGEITFVHRLTKGKIRPKISKFALNFYSTWVKVDGGFRIKTDATDSLGLRRNRIYEPHLRNLIAELLTKDDIAVDLGANIGYHTLLMAVKSKKVYAFEPEPSNYMILMENLKNNNITNVEVIKKAATNKNGIVRLNLCQENLGSHSIVWVKSTNFVEVEGVRLDEVLPNKTIKMMKIDIEGAECLALDGLGDRIYDIYNIIFEYHSGKSNPKIFEFLSSKGFKVRKLAENDYWAKRT
- a CDS encoding glycosyltransferase family 4 protein encodes the protein MRICMFTKALPIHIVGGMEMHIESLVNGLIKKGHHVTIITGPHPQGLKNTSKNNIDIYYTKTMAKYTRERYYRESARIFDELNQIENFDIVHSQSTLALGYIRYCQKTVPLVVTLHGTLVNEIKNLLKINKALFLLSSPFWIKSYIFDERVILKKTDKIITVSKELCSDVKEQYTSLEGRLCVIPNGVDIDKFKPTEIDAFKSNLGLSNKKIILSIGRIEKEKGFQSIIKVFPDIIKTEDTILVILGTGSYLEQLKQLARDLNIEDYVIFAGHVNDNDLPKYYNLADLFVFPTLRLEGLPMVILEAMACGKPVIASRIGGIPTAIDHNKNGILIDPNNLYNLKNKILDVLVDERKAKTLGKMARLKAIEEFSVDRMVESTVAVYDNVRNLPRNEGVIK